The following coding sequences are from one Mycoplasma mycoides subsp. capri window:
- a CDS encoding Fic family protein: MYLTVKKASQKWNISEDEILNLIKNDQIFGYVKQSDDYLIPIDLDNPLELKNANLLDLINQKLKIIQSLKPLDEKLNQEILEEFLINYTYNTNAIENSPLSLEQTRLILSKDIDDDIVYEYYLDAIGNKQAFEYMTELLNDNLKLNIKIIKDLHYFVLKSKKLNAGVFRKIPVSILNSVHTPVQPYLIEPKLEQLLEDYFNSNDHIIKKIAKFHLDFESIHPFIDGNGRTGRLLINYQLMRNGYYPIDIKFENRNLYYQAFDDYHQKNDLSTMTKLIANFELLRLNFYIRTLKENNI, encoded by the coding sequence ATGTATTTAACTGTTAAAAAAGCTAGTCAAAAGTGAAATATTAGTGAAGATGAAATTTTAAATTTAATTAAAAATGATCAAATCTTTGGATATGTTAAACAATCTGATGATTATTTAATTCCAATAGATTTAGATAATCCATTAGAATTAAAAAATGCTAATTTATTAGATTTAATAAATCAAAAATTAAAAATAATTCAATCATTAAAACCACTAGATGAAAAGCTAAATCAAGAAATATTAGAAGAATTTTTAATTAATTATACTTATAATACTAATGCTATTGAAAATAGTCCATTAAGCTTAGAACAAACTAGATTAATTTTAAGTAAAGATATTGATGATGATATTGTTTATGAATATTATTTAGATGCAATTGGAAATAAACAAGCTTTTGAATATATGACTGAATTATTAAATGATAATTTGAAATTAAATATTAAAATCATTAAAGATTTACATTACTTTGTTTTAAAAAGTAAAAAACTAAATGCTGGAGTTTTTAGAAAAATTCCTGTAAGTATTTTAAATTCAGTTCATACTCCAGTTCAACCTTATTTAATCGAACCTAAACTAGAACAATTATTAGAAGATTATTTTAATTCTAATGATCATATTATTAAAAAGATTGCTAAGTTTCATTTAGATTTTGAATCAATTCATCCTTTTATTGATGGAAATGGTAGAACTGGTAGATTACTAATTAACTATCAATTAATGAGAAACGGTTATTATCCTATTGATATTAAATTTGAAAATAGAAATTTATATTATCAAGCTTTTGATGATTATCATCAAAAAAATGATCTATCTACTATGACTAAATTAATTGCTAATTTTGAGTTATTAAGACTAAATTTTTATATAAGAACTTTAAAAGAAAATAATATTTAA
- a CDS encoding MATE family efflux transporter — protein sequence MSSTINEKQQRARKLFGETPISKAIWIVAIPSLLASLMVGLYSFIDQIFILQFVPKYSNVFGNMNSEIMKYLDLSLHNLTTNDLFKSYNEMLDAYNQQAGMLNASKLTVINSNTIVSISTASFAPLTIFSNAIVYLVPVGSSIYYTKCIGKRLEKTGKNLWATMFWVCIMLSIFSSFLSFIAIWSGLIDKIAGVTQIDPNIASRANIDVLRLQDFYNAAHKLSVQWAKQYVYIYASATILNSLTLYLSYFIRSEGYNTYVMFCAIVANLINIGLDALFIIVFKMGVLGGVVATVIGWVFNTFAYIIYIVIKDHKQKTWLSIKSLFMFKFNKKLLGPIFLLGLGGFLRTFGIGFSFLVMNLLIANSQFAMPEYFQFYWAKGQPIVTLFLITIFGISDGARSLFSYNYTLRKFDRCKEVYLWTMIIALLYSIIVYIFVSLTANNIWVWILNVDSDKIQGTATFIRVISLRIIAVSLVINSLLAFQGANDIDKTIFSSAFENFISFIIVIPVSYGIAYFVYKTSGNKEIANWIIVGAFVFNCLLASLVLMVFSYWFVFKKLEKIDQAKLSWSRKIEHKFFQRAQQDELLQVQTTN from the coding sequence ATGAGTAGTACGATTAATGAAAAACAGCAAAGAGCAAGAAAATTATTTGGTGAAACACCTATTTCAAAAGCAATATGAATAGTTGCTATTCCTAGTTTATTAGCTTCATTAATGGTTGGGCTATATTCTTTTATAGATCAAATTTTTATACTACAATTTGTACCTAAATATAGTAATGTTTTTGGTAATATGAATAGTGAAATAATGAAATATTTAGATCTTAGTCTTCATAATCTAACAACTAATGATCTATTTAAAAGTTATAATGAAATGCTTGATGCTTATAATCAACAAGCAGGCATGTTAAATGCTTCAAAATTAACTGTAATAAATTCAAACACTATTGTTTCAATTTCAACTGCTTCATTTGCTCCATTAACTATTTTTTCAAATGCTATTGTTTATTTAGTTCCAGTTGGATCTTCAATTTACTATACAAAATGTATTGGTAAAAGATTAGAAAAAACAGGAAAAAACCTGTGAGCAACAATGTTTTGAGTATGTATAATGCTTTCGATTTTTTCTTCATTTTTATCTTTTATAGCAATATGATCTGGTTTAATAGATAAAATTGCAGGAGTTACTCAAATTGATCCAAATATTGCAAGTAGAGCAAATATTGATGTTTTAAGATTACAAGATTTTTATAATGCAGCTCACAAATTAAGTGTTCAATGAGCAAAACAATATGTTTATATTTATGCTAGTGCAACTATTTTAAATTCTTTAACTCTTTATTTATCATATTTTATTCGTTCAGAAGGTTATAACACATATGTAATGTTTTGTGCTATTGTAGCTAATCTTATAAATATTGGTTTAGATGCTTTATTTATTATAGTTTTTAAAATGGGAGTACTTGGTGGAGTTGTTGCAACAGTTATTGGTTGAGTATTTAATACATTTGCATATATTATTTATATAGTTATAAAAGATCATAAACAAAAAACGTGACTTTCTATTAAAAGTTTATTTATGTTTAAGTTTAATAAAAAATTATTAGGTCCAATCTTTTTACTTGGTTTAGGTGGTTTTTTAAGAACATTTGGTATAGGATTTTCATTTCTTGTTATGAATCTACTTATTGCAAATTCACAATTTGCAATGCCTGAATATTTCCAATTTTACTGAGCAAAAGGTCAACCAATTGTAACGTTATTTTTAATTACAATTTTTGGAATTAGTGATGGAGCAAGAAGCTTATTTTCATATAATTACACACTAAGAAAATTTGATAGATGTAAAGAAGTTTATTTATGAACAATGATTATTGCTTTATTATATTCAATAATTGTTTATATTTTTGTTAGTCTTACTGCAAATAATATATGAGTATGAATTTTAAATGTTGATAGTGATAAAATACAAGGAACTGCAACATTTATTAGAGTTATTTCATTAAGAATTATAGCTGTATCATTAGTTATTAATTCACTTCTTGCTTTTCAAGGAGCAAATGATATTGACAAAACTATATTTTCATCTGCTTTTGAAAACTTTATTTCATTTATAATTGTGATTCCAGTATCTTATGGTATTGCTTATTTTGTTTATAAAACAAGTGGAAATAAAGAAATTGCTAACTGAATTATAGTTGGAGCTTTTGTGTTTAATTGTTTGTTAGCATCACTAGTTTTAATGGTCTTTTCATATTGATTTGTTTTTAAAAAATTAGAAAAAATTGATCAAGCAAAATTAAGTTGAAGTAGAAAAATTGAACACAAATTTTTTCAAAGAGCTCAACAAGATGAACTATTACAAGTACAAACGACAAATTAA
- a CDS encoding DUF4011 domain-containing protein, whose amino-acid sequence MDQDKREILIKNINNWKHKLLDLGMKNKSLNFNIKTTKTISSKIQIIYPNLLDFLKSLDTSSKEIYEISNYKMLGLYKTDQLKNQVFYSHNLGEINKNNSFYKTKIYTQFGYFESKDILDLTLKKIYKISKTWKDEYSIDVLYLAFGFLKWYETNDSNEIRYAPLLLLPIELKKNLNTWSIHIKKAENFIQNEALVKKLKNDFDIDAELDLNKDDLINIYKTYSQKILNQVIDQRWEIIDDIYLANFDFSRINIYKDIEANINSIIESDFFKKIVDQTNNLDNDISTINEQNIDTKINILEQYKILDADSSQEIAIQNAILGKSFVLQGPPGTGKSQTITNIITELISRNKKILFVAEKNAALQVVYNNLKKIGLEKYAIPIHDSKINKSEILNELINSANNSQLFLLDDQKLESFISNYQKIKEIFSNYKDVLLKKRSIEFDNVYGYINKYYLYKNYLDLNFEINNINKITNQNFEQYLQLINRFYESYKLIGFNYKNNLWYGFNKTNLDFLTKTQIFENLTKFNSEIENIKNYINKANVLANTNTINLEFILKITYLKEITDLYKNVKPLYKNQILEIKTLNEQLQKVNQLVEFYYIKNLLIQTLNNNWTNLDFINDNQIKQIIDYIKKTINKPLKVLSLKWNKYYKLFKKNLKNKIDIKQIDLIKELELFLDLFNTKKQATDFNEQLIFNTDIKDINQLLSTKQTLENMINLYNDQTISNTLLNILANQNKLDQLTNNINSFYDAYLEFLTLLNKDKTTYLKFSYLEFKNLIQNLINNKHQLDQYINFNFYKQELEKDLSDFINKIIENKITTNYEQIFLKRFYKLLIQNILDTELQNKDAIFMNSNLELFKTKDKEINNIAKDRIIMTLDKKIKESLIFENTNPQYSIIKRESAKKRLKMSFKTIFENALEFILNIKPCLMLSPLTVSYLFKDIDYKFDTVIFDEASQIKPETAISSLFRAKQVIIVGDKEQMPPTNFFNTLENDEVIEKTSIEQDISSGYESLLSLAEGNLDSIRLKWHYRSKFEDLIYTSNKFIYNDLITFPNSKLPKDYEGLRFIYSNPNQQTDEYHTILKALQTLKQIILTYQNKYSVGIVVFNTEIEAKANEYLDKFLEQNPNLLPFFNEDVKEPFFIKNIETVQGDERDFIIFIINGKINKNNRVGVVFGEINKQNGYKRLNVAISRAKRGMIVVSNFKHNDVDWFKSEQDGIKMLEKFIKNAELGVDNLKHLDLDSNFKSAFEQEVYEQLVLKGWKVKKQVGSSEFKIDLAVVDPRNQNKFLLAIECDGSAFNLAKSTRDRDRLYQQVLESRGWAFHRIWSTDWFKNPSLQIDLIEEKLNKLLNINKENKIETKIISDQTNADKFVKKTNQPTEIFQTYPSINKLIKQVGYHSLANQTGFFIKKVSDLENATSYILNQTGPLLLTSVYKIVRDITKQQRVSDTVKLAVSRMISSIGSLDKDQFLIPYGWEFKFRQSTNNDNKRSISEIHDKEIKHFILTIFKTNNMAISTTDFTKELTLKTYNKSISQNSIDKIQHVLDQMVKDKIIVEETKNVYRLI is encoded by the coding sequence ATGGATCAAGACAAAAGAGAAATATTAATTAAAAATATTAATAATTGAAAACATAAATTATTAGATTTAGGAATGAAAAATAAGTCTTTAAATTTCAATATTAAAACTACTAAAACTATTTCATCAAAAATTCAAATAATCTATCCTAATTTATTAGATTTTTTAAAAAGTCTTGATACAAGTTCTAAAGAAATTTATGAAATAAGTAATTATAAAATGCTAGGTTTATATAAAACAGACCAATTAAAAAACCAAGTATTTTATTCTCATAATTTAGGAGAAATTAATAAAAATAATTCTTTTTATAAAACTAAAATTTATACTCAATTTGGTTATTTTGAATCAAAAGATATTTTAGATTTAACACTAAAAAAAATTTATAAAATTAGTAAAACTTGAAAAGATGAATACTCAATTGATGTTTTATACTTAGCTTTTGGATTTTTAAAATGATATGAAACAAATGATAGTAATGAAATTAGATATGCTCCTTTATTATTACTACCAATTGAATTAAAAAAGAATTTAAATACTTGATCTATTCATATTAAAAAAGCTGAAAACTTTATTCAAAACGAAGCTTTAGTTAAAAAATTAAAAAATGATTTTGATATTGATGCTGAACTAGATTTAAATAAAGATGATTTAATAAACATCTATAAAACTTATTCTCAAAAAATTCTAAACCAAGTTATTGATCAGAGATGAGAAATTATTGATGATATTTATTTAGCTAATTTTGACTTTTCAAGAATTAATATTTATAAAGATATAGAAGCAAATATTAATAGCATTATAGAAAGTGATTTTTTTAAAAAAATTGTTGATCAAACTAATAATTTAGATAATGATATTTCAACTATTAATGAACAAAATATTGATACTAAAATAAATATTTTAGAGCAATATAAAATTTTAGATGCTGACTCATCTCAAGAAATAGCTATTCAAAACGCTATTTTAGGAAAAAGTTTTGTTTTACAAGGTCCTCCTGGAACTGGTAAATCTCAAACTATTACAAACATTATTACTGAATTAATTTCAAGAAATAAAAAAATCTTATTTGTTGCTGAAAAAAACGCAGCTTTACAAGTTGTTTATAATAATTTAAAAAAAATTGGATTAGAAAAATATGCAATTCCAATTCACGATTCAAAAATTAATAAATCTGAAATTTTAAACGAATTAATTAATTCAGCAAATAATTCACAATTATTTTTATTAGATGATCAAAAACTAGAAAGTTTTATTTCTAATTATCAAAAAATAAAAGAGATTTTTTCAAATTATAAAGACGTACTTTTAAAAAAACGTAGTATTGAGTTTGATAATGTTTATGGATATATTAATAAATATTATTTATATAAAAATTATTTAGATTTAAATTTTGAAATTAATAATATTAATAAAATTACAAATCAAAATTTTGAACAATACTTACAATTAATTAATAGATTTTATGAATCATATAAACTTATTGGATTTAATTATAAAAACAATTTATGATATGGATTTAATAAAACAAATCTTGACTTTTTAACAAAGACTCAAATTTTTGAAAACCTAACTAAATTTAATTCTGAAATTGAAAATATTAAAAACTATATTAACAAAGCTAATGTTTTAGCAAATACTAATACTATTAATTTAGAATTTATTTTAAAAATTACTTATTTAAAAGAAATTACAGATTTATATAAAAACGTTAAACCTTTATATAAAAATCAAATTTTAGAAATTAAGACATTAAATGAACAACTACAAAAAGTTAATCAATTAGTTGAGTTTTACTATATTAAAAATTTATTAATTCAAACTTTAAATAATAATTGAACTAATTTAGATTTTATAAATGATAATCAAATTAAACAAATTATTGATTATATTAAAAAAACAATTAATAAACCATTAAAAGTTTTATCTTTAAAGTGAAATAAATATTATAAGTTATTTAAAAAGAATTTAAAAAATAAAATTGATATTAAACAAATTGATCTTATTAAAGAACTTGAGTTGTTTTTAGATTTATTTAATACAAAAAAACAAGCTACTGATTTTAATGAACAACTAATTTTTAATACTGATATAAAAGATATTAATCAATTACTAAGTACTAAACAAACCTTAGAAAATATGATTAATTTATATAATGATCAAACTATTAGTAATACACTTTTAAATATTTTAGCTAATCAAAATAAATTAGATCAACTAACAAATAATATTAATAGTTTTTATGATGCTTATTTAGAATTTTTAACTTTATTAAATAAAGATAAAACTACTTATTTAAAATTTAGTTATTTAGAATTTAAAAATCTAATACAAAATTTAATAAATAATAAACACCAATTAGATCAATATATTAACTTTAATTTTTACAAACAAGAACTAGAAAAAGATTTAAGTGATTTTATTAATAAAATTATTGAAAATAAAATTACAACTAATTATGAACAAATCTTTTTAAAACGTTTTTATAAATTATTAATTCAAAATATTTTAGATACTGAATTACAAAATAAAGATGCTATTTTTATGAATAGTAATTTAGAACTATTTAAAACTAAAGATAAAGAAATTAATAATATTGCAAAAGATAGAATCATTATGACTCTAGATAAAAAAATTAAAGAATCATTGATTTTTGAAAACACAAATCCTCAATACAGCATTATAAAAAGAGAATCTGCTAAAAAAAGATTAAAAATGTCTTTTAAAACTATTTTTGAAAATGCTTTAGAATTTATTTTAAATATTAAACCTTGTTTAATGTTATCTCCTTTAACTGTTAGTTATTTATTTAAAGATATTGATTATAAATTTGATACTGTAATTTTTGATGAGGCATCACAAATTAAACCAGAAACTGCAATTAGTTCTTTATTTAGAGCAAAACAAGTAATTATAGTTGGAGATAAAGAACAAATGCCACCAACTAATTTTTTTAATACATTAGAAAATGATGAAGTAATTGAAAAAACTAGTATTGAACAAGATATTTCTTCAGGGTATGAATCTTTATTAAGTTTAGCTGAAGGAAATTTAGATTCTATTAGATTAAAATGACATTATAGATCTAAATTTGAAGATTTAATTTATACTTCAAATAAATTTATTTATAATGATTTAATTACTTTTCCTAACTCAAAACTGCCTAAAGATTATGAAGGATTAAGATTTATATATTCAAACCCAAATCAACAAACTGATGAATATCACACAATTTTAAAAGCTTTACAAACTTTAAAACAAATAATCTTAACTTATCAAAATAAATATTCAGTTGGAATTGTTGTATTTAATACTGAAATTGAAGCAAAAGCAAATGAATATTTAGATAAATTTTTAGAACAAAATCCTAATTTATTACCGTTTTTTAATGAAGATGTTAAAGAACCATTTTTTATTAAAAATATAGAAACAGTTCAAGGAGATGAACGTGATTTTATTATCTTTATTATTAATGGAAAAATTAATAAAAATAATCGAGTTGGAGTTGTTTTTGGTGAAATTAATAAACAAAATGGATATAAAAGACTAAATGTAGCTATTTCAAGAGCTAAAAGAGGAATGATAGTTGTTTCTAATTTCAAACATAATGATGTTGATTGATTTAAAAGTGAACAAGATGGAATTAAAATGCTAGAAAAATTTATTAAAAATGCTGAACTTGGTGTAGATAATTTAAAACACTTAGATTTAGATTCTAATTTCAAATCTGCTTTTGAACAAGAAGTTTATGAACAACTAGTTTTAAAAGGTTGAAAAGTTAAAAAACAAGTTGGATCTTCAGAATTTAAAATTGATTTAGCTGTAGTTGATCCTAGAAATCAAAACAAATTTTTACTAGCAATTGAATGTGATGGTTCTGCTTTTAATTTAGCAAAATCAACAAGAGATAGAGATAGATTATATCAACAAGTTTTAGAATCACGTGGTTGAGCATTTCATAGAATTTGATCAACTGATTGATTTAAAAACCCAAGTTTACAAATTGATCTAATTGAAGAAAAACTAAATAAGCTTTTAAATATTAATAAAGAAAATAAAATAGAAACTAAAATTATTTCAGATCAAACTAATGCTGATAAATTTGTTAAAAAAACCAATCAACCAACTGAAATATTTCAAACATATCCATCAATTAATAAATTAATAAAACAAGTAGGATATCATAGCTTAGCAAATCAAACTGGTTTTTTTATAAAAAAAGTTAGTGATTTAGAAAATGCAACTAGTTATATATTAAATCAAACAGGTCCATTATTATTAACTTCAGTTTATAAAATAGTTAGAGATATTACAAAACAACAAAGAGTTAGTGATACTGTTAAATTAGCAGTCAGTCGTATGATTAGTTCAATTGGATCATTAGATAAAGATCAATTTTTAATTCCTTATGGATGAGAATTTAAATTTAGACAAAGTACTAATAATGATAATAAAAGATCAATAAGTGAAATTCACGACAAAGAAATTAAACATTTTATCTTAACAATATTTAAAACTAATAATATGGCAATTAGTACAACTGATTTTACAAAAGAATTAACATTAAAAACTTATAATAAATCAATATCTCAAAATAGTATTGATAAAATTCAACATGTTTTAGATCAAATGGTTAAAGATAAAATTATAGTAGAAGAAACTAAAAATGTTTATCGTTTAATATAA
- a CDS encoding type II toxin-antitoxin system death-on-curing family toxin has protein sequence MVVIPIRIFITDKTYFQLKHYDFNFDLITKKNIDYFVISNGKNIFYDTDNNKFYMLTKKNTKIWFDFNFSVIDFNEKFSNLINNVYHYSMNKLNKIFFSKDGNLYFQEKEKGSLLSGINSTIFKYSYKSENYDIFDFVTEIFIKVLTGHYFINGNKRTALMLLIQLLRIFGYYFYFSDDVNLFKHYYYEKIEKELANFVQMLQKKKITYKEIKRWIYLRTIVDLKF, from the coding sequence ATGGTAGTTATTCCCATAAGAATCTTTATAACAGATAAAACATATTTTCAATTAAAACATTATGATTTTAATTTTGATTTAATAACAAAGAAAAATATAGATTATTTTGTTATTTCTAATGGTAAGAATATATTCTATGATACAGATAATAACAAGTTTTATATGTTAACTAAGAAAAATACTAAAATCTGATTTGACTTTAATTTTTCTGTTATAGATTTTAATGAGAAGTTCTCTAACCTAATAAATAATGTATATCATTATTCAATGAATAAACTTAATAAAATTTTCTTTTCAAAAGATGGTAATCTTTATTTTCAAGAAAAAGAAAAAGGGAGTTTATTAAGTGGAATAAATTCAACTATATTTAAATATAGTTATAAATCTGAAAATTACGATATATTTGATTTTGTTACCGAAATTTTTATTAAAGTTTTAACTGGCCATTATTTTATTAATGGGAATAAAAGAACAGCATTAATGTTATTGATACAACTATTAAGAATTTTTGGTTATTATTTTTATTTTTCTGATGATGTTAATCTTTTTAAACATTATTATTATGAAAAAATAGAAAAGGAATTAGCAAATTTTGTTCAAATGTTGCAAAAAAAGAAAATTACTTATAAAGAAATAAAAAGATGAATATATTTAAGAACAATTGTTGATCTTAAATTTTAA
- a CDS encoding BspA family leucine-rich repeat surface protein, producing MAKKKTNIKITSKNKKEQNDKKKKKKYLIVLAGLLLGTSLITGTTVGILKNRRKVVRKDDKNNKTVINLENTININSRFLPILYTENKSDILKHINTKINKIKAYKKIINLSLDDVDLVLLKDTNSVKVVAKPSQNKYQGQIEISFKKTNVDQVFNSKDKNLGNFDNIDHKKIINKIIELNKDNLQNINFNDHFEIEIKNNVVTIKAKPSSHFYKGQITGYKFKIRTKLDDLINTKEINNYEFDLKPDNKKIIDLIIEKNPELKDLDFEKDFDIQINDQKVIITPNSDNYSDKLEIDFKVKPEPENDQKEVFDENDNSELKEIGYFKNKYGQWQIRPIPSYVKKVPEKLPGFITNLKGAFKDNVNTEIIGLEKWDTSNVTNMIDMFKDAKNFNQDISSLDTSRVVDMGRMFSGAESFNQNISNWDVHRVQNMGELFKGAKKFNQDISKWDTSRVTDMNSMFNNAISFNQDLSNWDVHRVSYVTSFNTNSHPEFDDKKIPKKFVDLLKN from the coding sequence ATGGCTAAAAAGAAAACTAATATTAAAATTACAAGTAAAAACAAAAAAGAACAAAACGATAAAAAGAAAAAGAAAAAATATTTAATTGTGTTGGCCGGTTTATTACTTGGAACTAGTTTAATAACAGGAACTACTGTTGGGATTTTAAAAAACAGAAGAAAAGTAGTAAGAAAGGATGATAAAAATAATAAAACTGTTATTAATTTAGAAAATACAATTAATATTAATTCTCGATTTTTACCAATTCTTTATACTGAAAATAAATCTGATATTTTAAAACATATTAATACCAAGATTAATAAAATAAAAGCTTATAAAAAAATTATAAATCTTAGCTTAGATGATGTTGATTTAGTATTATTAAAAGATACTAATAGTGTAAAAGTGGTTGCAAAACCAAGTCAAAATAAATATCAAGGACAAATAGAAATTAGTTTTAAAAAAACTAATGTTGATCAAGTTTTTAATTCAAAAGATAAAAATTTAGGTAATTTTGATAATATTGATCATAAAAAAATTATTAATAAAATTATTGAATTAAATAAAGATAATTTACAAAATATTAATTTTAATGACCATTTTGAAATAGAAATTAAAAATAACGTTGTAACTATTAAAGCAAAACCTAGTTCACATTTTTATAAAGGTCAAATTACAGGTTATAAATTTAAAATTAGAACTAAACTAGATGATTTAATTAACACTAAAGAAATTAATAATTATGAATTTGATTTAAAACCAGATAATAAAAAAATTATTGATCTAATTATAGAAAAAAATCCTGAACTAAAAGATCTTGATTTTGAAAAAGACTTTGACATACAAATAAATGATCAAAAAGTTATTATTACTCCAAATTCAGATAATTATTCAGATAAACTTGAAATTGATTTTAAAGTTAAACCAGAACCTGAAAATGATCAAAAAGAAGTATTTGATGAAAATGACAACTCTGAACTTAAAGAAATTGGATATTTTAAAAATAAATATGGTCAATGACAAATTAGACCAATTCCAAGTTATGTTAAAAAAGTTCCAGAAAAATTACCAGGATTTATTACAAATTTAAAAGGTGCTTTTAAAGATAATGTTAATACAGAAATCATTGGATTAGAAAAATGAGATACTTCTAATGTTACAAACATGATTGATATGTTTAAAGATGCTAAAAACTTTAATCAAGATATATCTAGTCTAGATACTTCAAGAGTTGTTGATATGGGTAGAATGTTTTCAGGAGCTGAATCATTTAATCAAAATATTTCTAATTGAGATGTTCATAGAGTTCAAAATATGGGTGAACTATTTAAAGGAGCAAAAAAATTCAACCAGGATATATCAAAATGAGATACTTCAAGAGTTACTGATATGAATAGTATGTTTAATAATGCAATTTCATTTAACCAAGATTTATCAAATTGAGATGTTCATAGAGTTAGTTATGTAACAAGTTTTAACACTAATTCACATCCAGAATTTGATGATAAAAAAATACCTAAAAAATTTGTTGATCTATTAAAAAATTAA
- a CDS encoding DUF2130 domain-containing protein, with protein MSNIKFRIIDKYRIELLEDANRGDIIDLSNAYQIDLSIITDQINKQKDLVYLEKLEKEKQNWELLKTTQLEKIKSDLKEQNDEEFKKTTTLISQLQITNKSLSEKLENSKKEFQKELDNNKKIWETNSDKNIQEIKNELLEKNKKDFEQLISQKIKLESDIKLLQDQLNNQKQLIELQLENKYNKSLNEQKTNLENKIKQLENNLTQNKHQLENKDLIYKNELNELTNTKDNEINKLQKELEFIKREKSTKNIKLIGEELENYCLNQFNEASMFAFKTSTLIKDNVVIKNEDELKGTKGDFIFKVYAEEEKQNLLLSVMCEMKSEQLNSHNKKKNSDHYKKLDDDRNKKNLDYALLVSELESETNDSLIYRVNDYKDMFVIRPMYFISFLGVLETIALKYKDLKLNKLQQEIMFKEKQDILNEFEEFKNNLLDNALKHIDTKVNEINKSAENIKKEANKILEATELVINKHLNTVKNKINNFKIEKVLES; from the coding sequence ATGTCTAATATAAAATTTAGAATTATTGATAAATATAGGATTGAATTATTAGAAGATGCTAATAGGGGAGATATTATAGATTTATCAAATGCTTATCAAATAGATTTATCTATTATTACTGATCAAATTAATAAACAAAAAGATCTAGTTTATTTAGAAAAATTAGAAAAAGAAAAGCAAAACTGAGAGTTGTTAAAAACTACTCAATTAGAAAAAATTAAAAGTGATTTAAAAGAACAAAATGATGAAGAATTTAAAAAAACAACTACTTTAATTTCACAACTTCAAATTACTAACAAATCTCTTAGTGAAAAACTAGAAAATAGTAAAAAAGAATTTCAGAAAGAACTAGACAATAATAAAAAAATATGAGAGACTAATAGCGATAAAAATATACAAGAAATTAAAAATGAACTTTTAGAAAAAAATAAAAAAGATTTTGAACAACTTATAAGTCAAAAAATTAAATTAGAATCAGATATTAAATTATTACAAGATCAATTAAATAATCAAAAACAATTAATAGAATTACAATTAGAAAACAAATATAATAAATCATTAAATGAACAAAAAACTAATTTAGAAAATAAAATAAAACAATTAGAAAATAATTTAACACAAAACAAACACCAACTTGAAAATAAAGACTTAATATATAAAAACGAACTTAATGAACTAACAAATACAAAAGATAATGAAATTAATAAACTTCAAAAAGAACTAGAATTTATTAAAAGAGAAAAATCAACTAAAAATATTAAATTAATTGGTGAAGAATTAGAAAACTATTGTTTAAATCAGTTTAATGAAGCATCGATGTTTGCTTTTAAAACTTCAACTTTAATAAAAGATAATGTTGTTATTAAAAATGAAGATGAATTAAAAGGAACTAAAGGTGATTTTATTTTTAAAGTTTATGCTGAAGAAGAAAAACAAAATTTATTATTAAGTGTAATGTGTGAAATGAAATCAGAACAATTAAATTCACACAATAAAAAGAAAAATAGTGATCATTATAAAAAACTAGATGATGATAGAAATAAAAAGAATTTAGATTATGCTTTATTAGTTAGTGAATTAGAATCTGAAACTAATGATAGTTTAATTTATAGAGTTAATGACTATAAAGACATGTTTGTTATAAGACCGATGTATTTTATTAGTTTTTTAGGTGTATTAGAAACTATTGCACTAAAATATAAAGATCTTAAGTTAAATAAATTACAACAAGAAATTATGTTTAAAGAAAAACAAGATATTTTAAATGAGTTTGAAGAATTTAAAAATAACTTATTAGATAATGCTTTAAAACATATTGATACTAAAGTTAATGAAATTAATAAATCTGCTGAAAATATTAAAAAAGAAGCTAATAAAATTTTAGAAGCAACTGAACTTGTAATTAATAAGCATTTAAATACAGTTAAAAATAAAATTAATAATTTTAAAATTGAAAAAGTTTTAGAATCTTAA